The Saccharothrix violaceirubra genome segment CACGACGTGCGTGTGGCGGATGTGGCGGACGAGGTGCCGTTGGGTCGGCCTGTGCCGCACACCTCCGTGGTCGTGCTGCGTGACGGCCGGGTGTGCGCGCCGGGCGAGGTCGGCGAGCTGTGCGTGGCGGGGGAGGGGCTCGCGTCCGGGTACCTCGGCGACGACGCGCTGACCGCCGCGAAGTTCGTGGTCGTCGACCTGCCCGGCGGGCCGACCCGGGTCTACCGGACCGGTGACCTGGGCAGTGTCGGCGTGGACGGGCTGTTCCGGTTCCACGGGCGGGCGGACCGGCAGGTCAAGGTGCGCGGGCACCGGGTCGAACCGACCGGGATCGAGCACCTGGCGGTCGTGGCGGGGGTGCGGCGGGCCGTGGTGGTGCCCGTGCGCGACGAGACGGGCGCGTGCGTGGCGTTGGCGTTGTTCCACACCGGGCACGTGCCGGGACTGGTCGACCGGTTGCGGGCCGACCTGCCCGCGTACTCGGTGCCGGACCACGTGGTCGAGGTCGAGGCTTTTCCCTTGCTGGGCAACGGGAAGACCGATACCCGGGCGTTGCTGGACCTGCTGCCGCGTGCGGAGCCGGGTGGGGACGGGTCCGATGCGGTGGTGGCCGAGTTCGCGTCCGTGTTGGGAGTGGCGGTCGACCGGGACGCGTCCTTCTTCGAGTCGGGTGGGACGTCCTTGGCCGCGATCCGGTTGTGCACGCGGTTGGGGCGGCGGTTCGGGCGTCCGGTGCCGGTGTCGCGGTTGGTGCGGACGCCGACCGCGGCGGGGATCGCCGCGTGGTTGGCGTCGGAGCCGGTGTCGGAGTCGGGTGTCGTGGACGTGGCCGAGTTGACGCCGATGCAGCACGGGTTTTTGGTGCGGCACCTGGTGTCCGGCGCCGATCCGGAGAACCACTGCCCGCTGGTGTGGCGGATCACCGGGGCGTTGGACGCGGACGCGTTGGTCGCCGCGGTGTCGGCGACGCATCGGGCGCACGGATATTTGAGCGGTCGGTACACGGCCGACGAGGAAGCCGTGGTGGTGCCGGGAAATCGGGAAGTCGAGTTCGTCTTCTCCCCGGACCTGGACGTGGAGTTGCGGCGGCCGTTGCGCCTTGCGGACGGGGTGGTGTGGCGGGCGGTGCTGACGTCCGTGGGGCCGTCGGAGTGGTTGTTCGGGGTGGTCGTGCACCACGTGGCGTTCGACGGGTGGTCGCAGCACCTGCTGGCGCGGTCGCTGTCGGCGGGGTATCGAGGGGGTGTGGTCGACGCCGGGCCTTCGCCGATCGAGGCCGTCTCGGCGTCGCGTGCGCTGGTCGACGACCTGCCCGGTCAGCGGGAGTACTGGCGGGAGGCGTTGCGGGACCTGCCGTCGTTGGTGTTGCCGCCGGGGGGTGATCCGGGGCCGGATCTGGTGGCGGTGCCGCTGTCCGGTGCCGCGGTGGAGCGGTTTTCGCGGGGGCGGTTGCCGGTGGTGGTGGACGCGGTCGCACGGGCGTTGGCGGCGCACACCGGTCAGCGTGACTTCGGCATCGGCGTGCCGGTGGCCCATCGGAGCAGTGACGTGTTGTCGCGGGTGATCGGGTGCCTGGTGGACATGGTGTGCGTGCGGGTGGGAGGCGATCCGGTGGCCGCGGTGGAGGCGGCGTTGGCGCATGCCGACGTGCCGGTCGCGGAGGTGTCGCGGCTGGTGCGTCGGGGCCGTGATCCGCTGTACCGGGTGATCGTGGTGGCGCAGGACTCGCCGCCGGCGGAGTTGGACCTGCCGGGGTGCGTGGTGACCCGGGAGGGCGGGCACGACCTCGGGTGGCCGATGGCGGATCTTTTGGTGGAGCTGGACGTGGCCGACGGGGTGTTGCGGGTGAGTCGTTCTCCCCTGGCCGTGTCTTCGTCCACTGTGGACGCCGTGGTGAAGGGGGTCGTGGCTTTTCTGGAGGCGTGAAGGGGTGCGGAGCCGCCCGGCTCCGCACCCCTCCCGGTTCAGGCGGTCGCGCCGCCGTCGAGCACCAGGTCGTGGCCGACCGTGAACGCCGACGCGGGCGAGGCCAGCCACAGCACGGCGGCGGCCACCTCGTCGGTGGCGCCGACCCGGCCCAGGGGGATGGCCCCGGCCAGGCGGTCGTCGCGGTCGGCGTCGGATTCGCCCGGTCGGCGGGACATCGAGGTGGCCGTGGCGCCGGGGCTGACCGCGTTGATCCGGATGCCGTCGGCGACGTGGTCGAGGGCGGCGGTGCGGGTCAGGGCGCTCACGGCGGCTTTCGACGCGGCGTAGGCGGCCAGGCCCGGTCGGCGGCTGTGGGCGCCGATGTTGGAGGCGACGTTGACG includes the following:
- a CDS encoding AMP-binding protein, producing MTLPLIHEAFRAVAGRRPDAVAVVHGDVRVTYRELDAWSDRLSVGLVCGPGSVVPVVLPPGPELVAVLLAVLKRGAAYAVLDPAWPDERLRRVAELLPGQVAATPHPAFPARVAGPALFSGDAAMVFFTSGSTGEPKAVLSPHRGTTRLFDGCTFAEFDESTVMNVSAALPWDAFALELWGVLTTGGTAVLADERPLMPAGLRAAVSVRGVNTVFLTTSLFHLIVEEDVEAFAGLRTVMVGGERLSPSHAARFLEEHPDVRLVNGYGPVESTVFVLSHDVRVADVADEVPLGRPVPHTSVVVLRDGRVCAPGEVGELCVAGEGLASGYLGDDALTAAKFVVVDLPGGPTRVYRTGDLGSVGVDGLFRFHGRADRQVKVRGHRVEPTGIEHLAVVAGVRRAVVVPVRDETGACVALALFHTGHVPGLVDRLRADLPAYSVPDHVVEVEAFPLLGNGKTDTRALLDLLPRAEPGGDGSDAVVAEFASVLGVAVDRDASFFESGGTSLAAIRLCTRLGRRFGRPVPVSRLVRTPTAAGIAAWLASEPVSESGVVDVAELTPMQHGFLVRHLVSGADPENHCPLVWRITGALDADALVAAVSATHRAHGYLSGRYTADEEAVVVPGNREVEFVFSPDLDVELRRPLRLADGVVWRAVLTSVGPSEWLFGVVVHHVAFDGWSQHLLARSLSAGYRGGVVDAGPSPIEAVSASRALVDDLPGQREYWREALRDLPSLVLPPGGDPGPDLVAVPLSGAAVERFSRGRLPVVVDAVARALAAHTGQRDFGIGVPVAHRSSDVLSRVIGCLVDMVCVRVGGDPVAAVEAALAHADVPVAEVSRLVRRGRDPLYRVIVVAQDSPPAELDLPGCVVTREGGHDLGWPMADLLVELDVADGVLRVSRSPLAVSSSTVDAVVKGVVAFLEA